The following coding sequences are from one Gemmatimonadaceae bacterium window:
- a CDS encoding arylsulfotransferase family protein produces MKIAVWARRIPLAALLTAACVGEPSAPRRPDAPIIVVSLVAENPWNVLSAVMSVRVSQADSVRVQFNLAEAAPGDSVTPAVMTIADSAVIPVLGLLPERRYVLRAVAFGPGGTVSGNPIEFTTGALPADLPRYAASGVDPSRGYAVFAAGMYGVVIDNTGRVVWYRRFAGNGPGLSFMAEPNGRYVARPMTPDPTDIDSWVEIDPLGNSARTLGCALGLQPRPHDLIAETDGSYWLMCDESRTMDLRADGGVAAARVTGTSVQHVSADGALLFRWSPFDHFAITDVAPAERTGPNVNWTHGNALEFDTDGNLIVSFRNLDEITKIHAGTGAVMWRMGGRRNQFTFAGTPLPAFTHQHSARISSPGRLLLLDNVGNPAESRAERYALDEVARTVRLDHSYGSAPGVVTQIGGSVQTLPGGRTLVSFGTAGRVEEYDETGRVTWRIDGNAGYVFRAQRILSLYSPGVGTAR; encoded by the coding sequence GTGAAGATCGCCGTGTGGGCGAGACGAATTCCCCTCGCGGCACTCCTCACTGCAGCCTGCGTGGGCGAGCCCTCAGCTCCTCGGCGGCCCGACGCTCCAATAATTGTCGTCTCGCTTGTAGCAGAGAATCCGTGGAACGTGTTGAGCGCTGTCATGTCCGTCCGTGTATCGCAGGCCGACAGCGTTCGGGTACAGTTCAATCTCGCTGAAGCCGCACCCGGTGACAGCGTCACACCTGCTGTCATGACAATCGCGGATTCGGCGGTCATTCCCGTGCTTGGTTTGCTGCCTGAACGCCGCTATGTCCTGCGTGCGGTCGCATTCGGGCCAGGGGGCACCGTAAGCGGCAACCCGATCGAATTTACCACTGGCGCATTGCCTGCCGATCTTCCCCGGTATGCCGCAAGCGGGGTCGATCCTTCCCGTGGCTACGCTGTGTTCGCGGCCGGAATGTATGGCGTGGTAATCGACAACACGGGACGCGTCGTCTGGTACCGACGCTTCGCCGGCAACGGTCCGGGGCTCAGCTTCATGGCGGAGCCCAACGGCCGGTACGTCGCGCGGCCCATGACTCCGGATCCTACGGATATCGATTCATGGGTTGAGATCGACCCGCTCGGCAACAGTGCCCGAACGCTGGGCTGTGCGCTCGGTCTTCAGCCGCGCCCCCACGATCTGATCGCCGAAACCGATGGCAGCTACTGGCTCATGTGCGACGAATCCCGCACGATGGACCTCAGAGCGGACGGCGGCGTCGCGGCCGCAAGGGTCACCGGCACGAGCGTGCAGCACGTGAGTGCAGACGGGGCGCTCCTGTTTCGATGGAGTCCGTTCGACCATTTCGCGATCACTGACGTTGCGCCAGCCGAACGCACAGGGCCGAACGTAAACTGGACTCACGGGAATGCGCTCGAATTCGACACTGACGGGAATCTCATCGTGTCGTTCCGTAATCTCGATGAGATCACCAAGATCCATGCAGGTACTGGCGCTGTGATGTGGCGCATGGGCGGACGCCGGAATCAGTTCACGTTTGCGGGCACACCGTTACCGGCGTTCACCCATCAGCACAGTGCACGAATATCGTCACCCGGCAGGCTCCTTCTCCTGGATAACGTGGGCAACCCGGCTGAATCCCGAGCCGAGCGTTACGCGCTTGACGAGGTCGCTCGGACGGTTCGCCTCGATCATTCGTATGGCTCGGCCCCCGGTGTGGTAACGCAAATCGGGGGCAGCGTGCAGACCCTGCCAGGCGGGCGCACCCTGGTATCGTTCGGCACGGCTGGCCGGGTGGAGGAGTACGACGAGACGGGCCGCGTCACCTGGCGAATCGACGGCAATGCCGGTTATGTCTTTCGTGCGCAGCGAATCCTCTCGCTGTATTCTCCGGGGGTGGGCACAGCGCGCTGA
- a CDS encoding electron transfer flavoprotein subunit beta/FixA family protein has translation MKIAVCVKRVPDMDVRFRIAGDGASLDETGIKFDLNDFDAWAVEAALQLKEKAGDGEVVVISLGPTQAQETIRKTLSMGADRGIHLQTDRIPFDGFAIATALAAELRDGGYDLILFGKLSPDSSNGITGPMVAELLDLPCVTAVSGLEVSNGRGTAKRELEGAQEMMEFPLPAVLTIDEGLNKARYPSLKGIMAAKKKPLESKPASLGDPKVKIEKLELPPDRAGGRIVGEGAAAVPELIRLLQTEAKVL, from the coding sequence TTGAAAATCGCCGTGTGCGTGAAGCGCGTTCCAGACATGGACGTGCGTTTCAGAATTGCCGGAGACGGGGCGTCGCTCGACGAAACCGGCATCAAGTTCGATCTCAATGATTTCGATGCGTGGGCCGTCGAGGCCGCGCTGCAACTGAAGGAGAAAGCGGGGGATGGGGAAGTCGTCGTCATTTCCCTCGGGCCAACCCAGGCCCAGGAGACGATCCGCAAGACCCTTAGCATGGGCGCCGACCGCGGAATACATCTCCAGACGGACAGAATTCCTTTCGATGGTTTCGCGATCGCTACTGCGCTCGCCGCGGAGCTGAGGGACGGCGGCTACGATCTCATCCTCTTCGGAAAACTTTCGCCCGATTCCTCCAACGGAATCACCGGCCCGATGGTGGCGGAACTACTCGATCTCCCCTGTGTCACCGCCGTTTCCGGGCTGGAAGTTTCTAATGGCCGCGGCACAGCCAAGCGCGAACTCGAGGGTGCTCAGGAGATGATGGAGTTTCCGCTTCCAGCGGTCCTTACCATTGATGAAGGTCTCAACAAGGCGCGTTATCCATCGCTCAAGGGCATCATGGCCGCCAAGAAAAAACCGCTCGAATCGAAACCGGCGTCGCTTGGAGATCCGAAAGTCAAAATCGAAAAACTCGAGCTGCCGCCGGACCGGGCCGGCGGACGCATCGTCGGTGAGGGTGCCGCAGCAGTGCCGGAGCTCATCCGGCTTCTCCAGACTGAGGCCAAGGTACTCTGA
- a CDS encoding electron transfer flavoprotein subunit alpha/FixB family protein has product MANIFAYAEARGGELRKVALETVTAARKLADATGGEVHALLVGAAGITAKATLLAEHGADVVMVCEHEGFTHYNPEAAAALAAEQIGKGGFKAAVFSTSAQGRDLAPRIAAKLQVGLVTDSISVEMNNDVLLARHPMNIGKVIATVAIASTPALVSIRPNTYSPVANPKAGRVENVSPVADPSASRVVVTEMIEGGKGKLDLAEAPVIIAGGRGLKSAENFSIVEDLAAAFGNAAVGATRAVTDDGWRPHSDQIGQTGRLVSPDLYIAVGISGAVQHLAGMRTSKTIVAINKDKDAPIFKVADYGIVGDVLEIVPALTAAVREARKGH; this is encoded by the coding sequence ATGGCGAACATTTTTGCCTACGCTGAAGCACGCGGCGGTGAGCTGCGTAAAGTCGCGCTCGAAACAGTAACCGCGGCCCGCAAACTTGCGGACGCAACGGGCGGCGAAGTACATGCTCTCCTGGTAGGTGCAGCAGGGATCACCGCCAAGGCGACGCTGCTCGCGGAGCACGGCGCCGATGTGGTGATGGTCTGCGAGCATGAAGGCTTTACACATTACAACCCCGAAGCGGCGGCCGCACTGGCCGCGGAACAGATCGGGAAGGGTGGATTCAAAGCAGCGGTTTTCTCAACCTCCGCGCAAGGGCGGGATCTCGCCCCACGAATCGCAGCCAAGCTTCAGGTTGGTCTGGTGACCGATTCGATTTCGGTGGAGATGAACAACGATGTGCTACTTGCCAGGCACCCGATGAACATTGGCAAGGTCATCGCAACTGTGGCGATCGCGAGCACTCCGGCGCTGGTTTCGATTCGGCCCAATACCTACTCACCCGTGGCCAATCCGAAAGCGGGTCGCGTCGAGAACGTGTCGCCAGTGGCAGATCCCTCGGCCTCTCGCGTTGTGGTAACGGAGATGATTGAAGGCGGCAAGGGCAAGCTCGATCTGGCAGAGGCACCCGTCATTATCGCTGGCGGTCGTGGGCTCAAGTCCGCGGAGAACTTCAGTATTGTCGAAGATCTTGCTGCTGCGTTCGGCAACGCTGCTGTAGGAGCGACCCGCGCTGTGACCGATGACGGATGGAGACCGCACAGTGACCAGATCGGACAGACTGGCCGGCTCGTGAGTCCCGATCTTTACATCGCCGTTGGAATTTCAGGTGCAGTGCAACACCTGGCGGGCATGCGCACGTCCAAAACAATCGTCGCCATCAACAAGGACAAGGATGCGCCGATCTTCAAGGTCGCCGACTATGGAATTGTGGGCGACGTACTCGAGATCGTGCCGGCACTGACCGCAGCCGTGCGCGAAGCTCGCAAGGGGCACTAG
- a CDS encoding electron-transfer flavoprotein:ubiquinone oxidoreductase — MATALRVLPSDHQPPLPVNSLILREPLDSEAVPMDVVFVGGGPAGLAGAIELAKLVKQDTEAGGSLGEVQIAVLEKSAALGEHCLSGAVVNPAPFRELFPDIKDGDFPFRLPVTKERVYLLTEGRGLRIPTPPTMHNQGNFIGSISEIVRWLGERAESMGVNIFTGFPAASLMMDGDKVVGVRTTPTGLSRDGTPGSGFAPPTDISARVTVLSEGTRGSLAQAFFQESGITSDNPQIFALGVKEVWETKKPLDAVVHTLGWPLPTDAFGGSFMYPLAPNLVALGIVVGMDYRQTTLDVHVLLQKLKTNPVIREYLDGGEMLEWGAKTIPEGGYHAIPKRRYGDGVMIIGDSAGYVEVASLKGIHYAMQSGMYAARAIFDALKKDDTSSNTMARYDALVDTSYIVSDLRARRNMRLAFQGSGFYVGGFKAALMTLTKGAFPGGKIDSETDAEVEREVVASETFTPDGKLTFSKLDANFKSGNATRDDIPSHLIVGKDVSAAVAELYEHMCPAGVYERDGERLVVSAANCIDCKATDVIGPRWTPREGESGPRYRLM, encoded by the coding sequence GTGGCGACTGCGTTGCGCGTTTTGCCGAGCGATCACCAGCCGCCGCTGCCGGTTAACTCTCTCATTCTTCGCGAACCGCTCGACTCAGAAGCGGTGCCGATGGATGTCGTCTTTGTCGGTGGCGGCCCTGCCGGCCTCGCCGGAGCGATCGAGCTGGCAAAGCTGGTGAAACAGGATACAGAGGCGGGCGGCTCGCTTGGCGAAGTTCAGATTGCCGTGCTCGAGAAGTCGGCTGCGCTCGGCGAGCATTGTCTGTCGGGTGCGGTCGTTAATCCGGCCCCCTTCCGCGAGCTGTTTCCGGATATCAAGGACGGTGATTTCCCGTTTCGACTGCCGGTTACGAAAGAGCGGGTGTACCTGTTGACTGAGGGGCGGGGGTTACGGATTCCAACGCCGCCCACCATGCACAACCAGGGCAATTTTATCGGCTCGATTTCCGAAATCGTGCGATGGCTTGGCGAGCGTGCGGAAAGTATGGGAGTCAATATATTTACCGGTTTTCCGGCCGCGTCGCTGATGATGGATGGAGACAAGGTTGTCGGAGTGCGCACCACACCCACTGGCCTGTCGCGCGACGGAACGCCCGGCAGCGGCTTCGCCCCGCCCACCGACATCTCGGCGCGCGTCACAGTTCTTTCCGAAGGAACGCGCGGTTCGCTGGCTCAGGCGTTCTTCCAGGAGTCCGGAATAACCTCAGATAACCCGCAGATTTTTGCGCTCGGCGTGAAAGAGGTATGGGAGACAAAAAAACCTCTCGACGCAGTCGTTCACACACTTGGCTGGCCGCTGCCCACCGATGCCTTTGGCGGAAGCTTCATGTATCCGCTGGCGCCGAATCTGGTTGCACTGGGAATCGTCGTCGGGATGGATTACCGGCAGACAACACTCGACGTCCACGTGCTGCTCCAGAAGCTCAAGACCAACCCTGTCATCCGGGAGTATCTGGACGGCGGGGAGATGTTGGAGTGGGGTGCGAAGACCATTCCCGAGGGCGGCTATCACGCGATCCCCAAACGCCGCTACGGGGACGGAGTAATGATCATTGGAGACTCGGCCGGTTACGTCGAAGTGGCGTCGCTCAAGGGAATCCATTACGCGATGCAGTCGGGGATGTACGCGGCCCGGGCAATCTTCGATGCGTTGAAGAAGGACGATACGTCGTCAAACACGATGGCCAGGTACGATGCACTGGTGGATACGAGCTACATCGTTTCCGACTTGCGTGCCCGCCGGAACATGCGGCTCGCGTTCCAGGGGTCAGGCTTTTACGTTGGCGGCTTCAAGGCAGCGCTGATGACCCTCACAAAGGGCGCGTTTCCCGGCGGCAAAATAGACTCCGAAACGGACGCTGAGGTGGAACGCGAAGTCGTCGCCTCCGAAACGTTCACGCCCGATGGCAAGCTGACTTTCAGCAAGCTCGATGCAAATTTCAAGTCCGGCAATGCGACGCGCGACGACATTCCATCGCACCTCATCGTCGGCAAGGATGTGTCAGCCGCAGTTGCAGAGTTGTATGAACACATGTGTCCCGCCGGTGTGTACGAAAGGGACGGCGAACGGCTGGTGGTGAGCGCCGCGAACTGCATCGACTGCAAAGCGACGGATGTGATCGGCCCCCGATGGACGCCACGCGAAGGAGAGAGCGGGCCCCGTTACCGGCTGATGTAA
- a CDS encoding methyltransferase domain-containing protein produces MISADELSTLDGQDLVSALERRFDTVTGDIDVGDRTFSMLRPRNSDDLIREEDFVKDERLPYWADVWPSSTILAQHLLGFAKKTDRGEAARRGLELGCGVGLVTTAAMIAGYAMTASDYYTDALAFTRANAFRITGKSPVARMIDWRHFPRDVNSLDLILASDVLYEKEYARLLPGIFKRSLAPGGMAIVADPGRIGVPDFMEECRDARLAIRSKVSHAFSVGEINQTIDLYEIADEAS; encoded by the coding sequence GTGATCTCAGCCGACGAACTTTCCACGCTCGATGGTCAGGACCTGGTCAGCGCGCTGGAGCGTCGTTTCGACACCGTCACTGGCGACATCGACGTGGGGGATCGGACATTTTCCATGTTGCGGCCGCGAAACTCCGACGATTTGATACGCGAGGAAGACTTCGTAAAGGATGAACGGCTTCCATATTGGGCCGATGTGTGGCCCTCGTCCACGATTCTGGCGCAGCATCTGCTGGGCTTCGCGAAAAAAACAGACCGCGGTGAAGCAGCCCGCCGTGGCCTGGAGCTTGGTTGCGGCGTCGGACTTGTAACGACCGCGGCAATGATTGCCGGTTACGCCATGACGGCCTCGGACTATTACACGGATGCGCTCGCTTTTACCCGGGCGAATGCTTTCCGGATCACTGGCAAATCCCCGGTCGCTCGCATGATCGACTGGAGACACTTTCCACGCGACGTCAACTCGCTCGATCTCATCCTCGCGTCTGACGTTCTGTACGAGAAAGAATATGCGCGGTTGTTACCGGGAATCTTCAAGCGTTCGCTCGCCCCGGGAGGCATGGCCATCGTTGCCGACCCCGGACGGATTGGAGTGCCTGACTTCATGGAGGAGTGCCGCGATGCGCGACTCGCAATCAGGTCAAAAGTCAGCCACGCATTCAGCGTTGGGGAGATCAATCAGACGATCGATCTCTATGAGATTGCCGACGAGGCGAGCTGA
- the glp gene encoding gephyrin-like molybdotransferase Glp encodes MISVAEASARILERIHRLPSENIELAAGARRVLAAPVVAPITSPPWDNASMDGYAVRSVDLSAIGPTGTAAPEVTRLQVVATIAAGEFAPRALQNGEAMRIMTGAPLPLEADTVIRHEDTDNGRRIVVIRDQRDRGRNVRKAGEDFHAGDLLFDTGEELRVAHLGVLASAGVRNIEVFRRPRVALISSGDELVELADFAPALVGEKIVSSNSVTLAALVRDAGATPVDLGIANDSPASLRSKFERAKSSDLIVTSAGVSVGDHDHLRRAFDELGGELLFWKVRMRPGAPLAFGILDGTPWLGLSGNPVSAMVSFEVFVRPVLRKMLGLTHFFRRTIPVVVADPTQLAAPLMHFLRVIVERTTDGGFIARSAGSQSSAVVTAMARANALLILPGDNLDIQPGEVHRALPLGDSLEMSSQLNLQ; translated from the coding sequence TTGATTTCCGTCGCTGAGGCGAGTGCGCGTATTCTCGAGCGCATTCACCGGTTGCCATCTGAAAACATCGAGCTGGCCGCAGGTGCGAGACGCGTTCTTGCGGCACCGGTCGTCGCTCCGATTACCTCCCCCCCCTGGGACAACGCATCGATGGATGGCTACGCGGTGCGTAGCGTTGACCTCTCTGCCATCGGCCCCACGGGAACCGCGGCTCCGGAAGTAACGCGCCTGCAGGTTGTCGCGACGATAGCCGCGGGTGAGTTCGCGCCACGGGCACTCCAGAACGGTGAAGCGATGCGCATCATGACGGGTGCGCCGCTTCCGCTGGAAGCAGATACGGTGATTCGGCATGAAGACACGGACAACGGCCGTCGGATAGTCGTTATCCGTGATCAGCGTGACAGAGGCCGCAACGTCCGGAAGGCTGGCGAGGATTTCCACGCCGGAGACCTGTTGTTTGACACGGGTGAAGAGCTCCGTGTCGCTCACCTGGGCGTTCTCGCGTCGGCTGGAGTAAGGAACATCGAAGTTTTCCGCCGGCCCCGCGTGGCCCTCATCAGCTCGGGCGACGAGTTGGTCGAGCTGGCGGACTTCGCTCCAGCGCTGGTGGGAGAAAAGATCGTGTCGTCCAATTCCGTTACGCTCGCCGCACTCGTGCGCGACGCCGGTGCCACGCCAGTCGACCTCGGTATTGCCAATGACTCGCCAGCGTCGCTTCGATCGAAGTTCGAACGGGCGAAAAGCAGCGATCTGATCGTGACATCGGCGGGGGTGTCAGTTGGCGATCACGATCACTTGCGACGCGCTTTCGACGAGCTCGGTGGCGAACTCCTGTTCTGGAAAGTCAGAATGCGACCCGGGGCGCCGCTCGCGTTTGGCATACTGGACGGCACTCCCTGGCTTGGGTTGTCGGGCAACCCGGTGTCTGCAATGGTTTCGTTCGAGGTCTTCGTGCGTCCGGTGCTCCGCAAGATGCTCGGGTTGACACATTTCTTCAGGCGGACCATTCCCGTGGTGGTCGCTGACCCGACTCAGCTCGCTGCACCCCTCATGCATTTCCTCCGTGTGATTGTCGAGCGGACGACGGATGGCGGCTTCATCGCGCGCTCCGCAGGCTCGCAGAGCTCCGCGGTCGTGACGGCAATGGCGCGTGCGAACGCGCTGCTCATTCTGCCGGGTGACAATCTGGACATTCAACCGGGAGAGGTGCACCGCGCGCTGCCACTCGGCGACAGTCTGGAGATGTCGTCGCAACTCAATCTCCAGTGA
- the dacB gene encoding D-alanyl-D-alanine carboxypeptidase/D-alanyl-D-alanine-endopeptidase → MAPGLMLHCNGRRPLGRVAGVAFALLATACAPPASTARAPVPVPIVVINAREGLRLSIDSLLRDPNLRNAFLGVLIVNPRTSDTLYSLNAGKLFMPASNQKILTGAVALTHLGPEYRYRTTIAKRGSLVNGVVNGDLLVIGNGDPTISDRARGKAMTALLDVADSLAARGIRRVTGKLMSGGNVFTDGIYGYGWEADDFTSSSGAPVDELFYNEGLVDSTITIGGRDTVVSVVTRNPSRSYLAALDTALSRRGIVVSGGISDSVAAPVAIDTVYSFQSSTLRDILRHFEKPSQNQIGELLLKTMGLRQTGVGVADSGAAVVSRQLLNWGAEPTGFKVYDGSGLSRHNLVSPETLVRVLVAIRRDTAFSAFYNSLPIAGIDGTLRSRMKGSPAENNMHAKTGTLEFVRSLSGYITSADGEQLVFSLLSNHFTVPVAVVTRFQDAVGAMMAGYRASPTS, encoded by the coding sequence ATGGCGCCAGGATTGATGCTGCATTGCAACGGAAGGCGGCCTTTGGGACGGGTGGCCGGCGTCGCGTTTGCTCTGCTGGCGACAGCGTGCGCTCCCCCAGCTTCAACTGCACGCGCGCCGGTGCCGGTGCCGATCGTGGTGATCAATGCGCGGGAGGGTCTTCGGCTTTCGATCGACTCGCTCCTTCGCGATCCGAATCTCAGAAACGCATTCCTCGGCGTGCTCATCGTCAATCCTCGAACGAGCGACACACTTTATTCACTGAACGCCGGCAAGCTGTTCATGCCTGCGTCGAACCAGAAGATTCTTACCGGGGCAGTAGCCCTTACCCACCTCGGCCCTGAGTACCGCTATCGAACCACGATTGCAAAACGAGGATCGCTGGTGAATGGCGTTGTCAACGGTGACCTGCTTGTGATCGGCAACGGGGATCCGACGATCAGCGACCGAGCGCGGGGCAAGGCGATGACGGCTCTGCTGGACGTTGCCGATTCGCTCGCGGCGAGAGGTATCCGCCGGGTAACGGGAAAGCTCATGAGTGGCGGCAACGTATTTACGGACGGCATTTATGGGTATGGCTGGGAAGCTGACGATTTCACCAGTTCCAGCGGCGCTCCGGTTGATGAGCTTTTCTATAATGAAGGGCTCGTTGACAGCACGATCACGATTGGCGGGCGGGACACTGTCGTCTCGGTTGTAACCCGAAATCCGTCCCGCTCGTATCTCGCTGCGTTGGACACTGCCCTCTCGCGCCGCGGCATTGTGGTTTCGGGTGGGATCTCCGACAGTGTTGCTGCCCCGGTGGCGATAGATACGGTGTATTCGTTTCAGTCATCGACACTTCGCGACATTTTACGCCACTTTGAGAAACCGTCGCAAAACCAGATTGGAGAACTGCTGCTGAAAACCATGGGGTTGCGACAGACTGGCGTTGGGGTAGCTGACAGCGGCGCAGCGGTGGTTTCGCGCCAGTTGTTGAACTGGGGCGCCGAGCCAACTGGCTTCAAGGTCTATGATGGGAGCGGCCTGTCGCGCCACAATCTCGTGTCACCTGAAACACTGGTTCGCGTACTGGTAGCCATTCGGCGCGACACTGCCTTTTCGGCGTTCTATAATTCCCTGCCAATTGCCGGTATCGATGGCACGCTGCGGTCACGCATGAAAGGCTCACCCGCGGAAAACAACATGCACGCCAAGACGGGCACGCTGGAATTTGTCCGGTCGCTGTCAGGATACATCACCTCTGCCGATGGCGAGCAACTCGTGTTCAGTTTGCTGAGCAACCACTTCACCGTACCGGTTGCCGTAGTGACACGGTTTCAGGACGCAGTCGGGGCGATGATGGCCGGCTACAGGGCTTCGCCGACAAGTTGA
- a CDS encoding 6-carboxytetrahydropterin synthase → MPNAYLTRRVSFAAAHRYRRPEWSDETNEATFGPCAWPSFHGHSYTCDVTVQGAIDGTTGFIVDLGLLDRILDKEVGKRFDHRNINLDVPEFADGALVPTGENLAKFIFERVEAALPGGIRITSVTIAEDETLSATWRQD, encoded by the coding sequence ATGCCAAATGCATATCTCACCCGCCGTGTTTCTTTTGCGGCGGCGCACCGGTATCGACGTCCCGAGTGGAGCGATGAGACGAACGAGGCCACCTTCGGGCCCTGTGCGTGGCCCAGCTTCCACGGCCACAGCTACACCTGCGATGTCACAGTGCAGGGGGCGATTGACGGAACCACCGGGTTCATTGTCGATCTCGGACTACTCGACCGCATTCTCGATAAAGAGGTTGGAAAGCGATTCGATCACCGGAATATCAATCTCGATGTGCCGGAATTTGCAGATGGTGCGCTCGTCCCGACTGGCGAAAATCTCGCAAAGTTCATATTCGAGCGGGTCGAAGCGGCGCTGCCTGGCGGAATCAGAATAACCAGCGTGACAATTGCGGAAGACGAAACGTTGAGCGCAACATGGCGCCAGGATTGA
- a CDS encoding BON domain-containing protein, producing the protein MADDFDNTDDLENMTDDELLQHVRAQLESQNGFDADDIIVEIRNGGVTLSGRVGTDSELRIVDHVLTDVIGIGDVDNQIVVDELRRAVSPEDIDEHLADENGHSGLLLGDSSSQYTAESAHLADDEDEESTGTYDITEAIEGAVPWIPPESPTPEGIGSQDTGNSGRDGGP; encoded by the coding sequence GTGGCTGACGACTTCGACAACACCGACGATCTCGAGAACATGACTGATGACGAGCTGCTGCAGCACGTCCGGGCACAGCTCGAATCCCAGAATGGCTTCGATGCTGATGACATCATCGTGGAGATAAGGAATGGTGGCGTCACCTTGTCCGGGAGAGTCGGAACTGATTCGGAGCTGAGGATCGTCGATCACGTTCTCACCGATGTGATCGGCATCGGCGATGTCGACAATCAGATTGTGGTCGATGAGTTGCGCCGTGCTGTCAGCCCCGAAGACATCGATGAGCATCTCGCCGACGAAAATGGGCACTCAGGTCTGCTGCTTGGGGATTCGTCGAGTCAGTACACGGCTGAATCCGCACACCTGGCCGACGACGAGGATGAGGAATCGACCGGGACGTACGATATCACCGAGGCGATCGAAGGCGCGGTGCCGTGGATACCGCCGGAGAGCCCTACCCCTGAGGGTATCGGCAGTCAGGACACCGGGAATTCTGGAAGAGACGGCGGGCCCTAG